The Schistocerca gregaria isolate iqSchGreg1 chromosome 1, iqSchGreg1.2, whole genome shotgun sequence genome includes a window with the following:
- the LOC126272494 gene encoding valacyclovir hydrolase, which yields MFFRHILTKAFSGCHTGLTQKYGNSNKFILNCYSTVTKEQKVNVGEQVINYLKVGTGQHHLLLLPGALGSIWTDFKPQVEGGLSQSKYTIIAWDPPGYGHSQPPSRDFPPDFFFRDATCAAKLMEVLNINKYSLLGWSDGGITALIMAGKYPQNVKKLIVWGANAFISAEDAEIYKGIRDVSAMSERYRKPMEDLYGVKGFADLWAAWVDAMVCMQREQVNGDICRWLLPLIRCPTLVIHGAKDPMVPEFHPALLVSNIPGAKKYVFKDGKHNVHLRYAEDFNKLVENFLDE from the exons ATGTTCTTTAGACACATACTGACAAAAGCATTTTCCGGTTGTCACACAGGATTGACACAAaagtatggtaacagtaataaatttatCTTAAACTGCTACAGCACGGTTACGAAG GAACAAAAAGTTAATGTTGGAGAACAAGTTATTAACTATTTGAAGGTCGGTACGGGACAGCATCATTTATTGCTTCTACCGGGGGCTCTAG GTTCCATTTGGACTGATTTTAAGCCGCAAGTAGAAGGTGGCTTAAGCCAGTCAAAATACACTATTATAGCATGGGATCCTCCAGGCTATGGGCACAGCCAACCTCCTTCACGTGACTTCCCACCAGATTTCTTCTTCAGAGATGCAACTTGTGCAGCCAAGCTCATGGAA GTACTGAATATCAACAAATACTCACTTCTGGGATGGAGTGATGGAGGTATCACAGCACTAATAATGGCCGGCAAATATCCCCAAAATGTCAAAAAATTAATTGTTTGGGGTGCAAATGCTTTCATCAGTGCTGAAGATGCTGAAATTTACAAAg GTATCCGTGATGTTAGTGCAATGTCGGAACGCTACCGGAAACCCATGGAAGATCTGTATGGGGTAAAAGGATTTGCAGACTTATGGGCTGCATGGGTGGATGCAATGGTATGCATGCAACGTGAGCAGGTGAATGGAGACATCTGTCGTTGGCTGTTACCACTGATTCGCTGCCCAACACTTGTGATCCATGGGGCAAAGGATCCAATGGTACCTGAATTTCATCCTGCACTTCTAGTCTCCAATATACCTGGTGCCAA GAAATATGTTTTCAAGGATGGGAAACATAATGTACACTTGCGATATGCAGAAGATTTCAACAAGCTGGTAGAAAATTTCCTTGATGAATAA